DNA from Geobacter sulfurreducens PCA:
GGTACTGTCGGTTGCAGGGTGTTCGGAGGCGACATTGTGGCGGTGGGAGCGGGCCGGGCTTTTCCCTCGCCGAAGAAGAATCGGTCTCCGTGCGGTGGCCTGGGATTCTGAGGAGGTAGAGGAGTGGCGGAGGACCCGGCCGCTCTGTTCAACTGCAACGGTAGGCGAGGTGGGCGAGGTGCGGGCGGCTCTATGAGCCGCCCTTGCTCAGATCGTAAATTACTACCGTAGTAGCTCTTCGAGATATGCGGCCCATTTGGTCAGGGCGGCTTTTTTTTGAGGATCGTAACGATACAAATCATATGTTTTCTGGATGCCTGGGAGGGTGTGGTTCAGCACTCTTTCCGCGTGCCTGGTGGGAATGTTGATGGCGGACATTCTAGTACGTGCTGTCCTCCGTAGGTCGTGAGGGGTCCATCGAGTCAGACCGTAGTATTTCTCCTTGTCGGGGTACGCGATTTCTTTCTCAAGTAGCTGCATCAGAGCTTTGGCAGCTACAGGGCCACAGGGGCCTGCGAAAACATGGCCCTCTGTGTCTCTGACGAGCTCAGGCACCAGTGGAGCTGCATGAACCACGTGGGATAGAGCTTTGGAGTCCATCGCGCCACCACGGGGGCTCTCGAAAATGTAGCCATCTTTATCGCCGATGAGCTCAAGCGCCAGTGGAGAGAGGTAGACCCTATGAGGTTGTGGGCCTACCGAATTGGACCGAGTGCGGTCCTTTTCTGTTTTTATTCTCTCAGGTGGGATTGTCCACCACTCGCCATCGATCTCTCTGCGATGCATACCGATGACTTCTCCGGGCCGCTGCGCGGTCACCAAGATCAATTTCAAAGCGCGCTTCGTCTCGTCCGAGCCCGCACTTTTATCGATGGCGCTCCAGATGTATTTAATTTCGCTTTCGGTTAGCACTCTTGACCTTGTGCGCGGCATAGTTGCCGGCACCGCCTTGCTTATTCTTGAAAACGGGTTAGCTTCCACGTACTTCCTCTCGATGGCGAACTCATACATTTTGCGGCCCACCTTCAGAATGTTCCGCGCTTGGCCAGGAGAGCCTCGCCGGACTATGCGCTCAAGCAGGGCGATGGCGTCGGTCCGTTTGATGTCTTTAGCTTTCCTCTTGCCCCAGTAAGGGAGAACATCCTTCGACAGGGCTCGCTCATCCTCGGTGGCGGATCGCTCGACCTTGTACACCTTGGCCCAGTTCTTAACGTATTCGTCGATGAGGTCGGCCACGGTTATCGCCTCGCGTCGCTCCCGCTTCTGTTCTTGTGTGGCAGCCAAGGGGTCGATGCCCTTAGCGTGCTGTGAAACTGCATCTCGGTGCTTCTGCCTCGCATCGGCCAATGAGAGCTGGGGGTATTTGCCGAGGTTCAAGAAGCGCCGCTTCCCGTCAAAGTGGTACATGTAGAAAAATGATCTTGCCCCGCTGGGGAAGACTCGCACTCCGAAGCCATCACCTTCGCGAATGTCATAGGGCTTTTCCTGCGGCTTTAGAGCCCGGAGAAACTTATCGCTAAACTTGGTAGACTGCCGTGCCATTGGTACCCTCCTTTTTGTGGATATTCGGAATATCCGGAGGGTGTTAAGGGGAGGCATTCGGAATTTTTCGCGTGGCCTCTTCCGTGGCCTCCAATAGGATGACAGGGCATGCAGGGAAATGAAATTTGCTGAAGCTCGGAAACGAAATAAAGCTTTAAAAATTCAAACAATTGTGCTAGATTTCTGGCGTGCTGAGGCTGCCCCTGAAACCCCATGAAATGAACTATGGTGCAGACTACGAATCTGGGGGTCAGGAGTTCGAATCTCTTCGAGCGCGCCATATCAGAGGGGCTAGGCAGATTGCCTAGCCCCTTTTTCTATCCGAGGCCGCTCGGGCAGGGTGGATTAACGTGACCTACCGGGAGCATGGCGACAGAGGAATGTCATCTTTGAAAAAGACCCCCATTCGCGACGATGCCTATTGGATGGGAAAGGCGATTCGAGAAGCCGCAAAAGCTGCAGCCCGTGACGAAGTTCCCATCGGGGCCGTTATCGTGCGTGACGGTGCAGTGATCGGGAGGGGGCACAACCTCCGCGAGGGTAGCAATGATCCCTCTGCCCATGCCGAAATGATCGCCATCCGGCAGGCCGCCCGCAGGTCGGCAAACTGGCGTCTTACGGGCGCAACTCTGTATGTGACGCTGGAACCGTGCCTCATGTGCATGGGGGCTATTATCCTCGCACGACTGGAACGGGTCGTTTTCGGCTGTTATGACCCCAAGGGGGGCGCAGCAGGGTCACTCTACGATCTCTCCGCGGACCCGCGCCTGAATCATCAGGTAAGGTTATCGCCCGGCGTCTGTCAGGAAGAATGTGGCACGATGCTGAGTGACTTTTTTCGTGATCTTCGCCGCAGGAAAAAGGCCAAGGCTACCCCCGCGCTTTTCATCGATGAAAGGAAAGTGCCACCAGAGCCTTGAGTTTTTTTTGTAAATGAGGTATAAACGACCCGCATTCCATGCAGGGTCCAGCAATGTTACGGAGAGATGGCCGAGTGGTCGAAGGCGGCAGACTCGAAATCTGTTGTACCGCTTGCGGTACCTAGGGTTCGAATCCCTATCTCTCCGCCATACCAAAAGGGGCAACCGGTAAAACGGTATGCCCCTTTTTCTTTGCAGTAACAGCATGATTGCTTCGATGCGGTCAACAGAGGTGCATTGACAGTCACTGCTCGACTGCTAAACTTTCTAAGACTATCCGTCCGGGCCGGCAGATTCTCCTGCGGGAGGTGCTATCTATGCTCATCCGGGTCCGATATGAGAATGACACCTACGATATGCTCAAGGCGTGGCGACTCCAGGAGTATCTGGACGATGGCAAGGTAGTTGCCTTCCTTCGATCTGACGGCTGGGCGGTGGTGGGGCGCGATCCGCTCAGACGGAGCATGGGCAGGGGATATCCGGGCCCTGAGCGACGGCGTATAGAGAACAACCTGCACCGGGCTGCCTGAACGTGCAGTATGGGGACCGGTGCCCGCCTTGAGCGGGTTCCGGTCTTTTTGTCTCCAGAGAGGAGGTTGTGGTGGCCATTGATGAGCAAAAACCCGTCTACGAACTACAGAAGGAGCTCGACGCTCTGAGAGAGGACTACCTTGCCGGTATGTCCCCCGAGCATGCGGCAACGCTGCAACGCACCGCTACCGAACTGGTACTGTCGGGGATAGTCGGACATGCTGCAACGATTGGCGATCGGGCGCAGGACTTCACCCTGCCCAATGCAGTGGGCAGGCAAATCCGGCTTTCCGAGGTCACGGCCCAGTCAACGGCAGTGGTGACGTTTTATCGGGGTGCATGGTGACCATACTGCAGCCTGCAGTTGCGGGCGTATCAGGCGGTGTTGCCACGGCTTCGGGAGCTGGGGGGCGAACTCTTGGCCATTTCACCCCAGACCCCGGACAAGTCGCAGGCGACGTTACTCAAGAACTTTTTGCAGTATGAGGTGTTGAGTGACGTGGGGAATCTGGTCGCCCGCAGCTTTGGCCTCGTGTATCCGCTGGGAGAGGAAATGCGTCGCATCTATCTCGGGTTCGGGGTAAATCTTGCGGACTACAACGGCGACGAATCCTGGGAGTTGCCGCTTCCCGGCACGTTCGTCATTGATGGCACGATGACCATCCGGTATTCATTCGTGGATGCCGATTACACCCGGCGCCTCGAGCCGGCGACGATACTAGACGTGTTGGAGCGGATCCGCGAGGAGAGGGGGCGTGATGATAACCAGGCTTCTTGAGGGGAACCGGCGTTTTGTGGCGGAGGTCTTTGAAAAGGAGCGCGAGACCTTTGCGACCCTTGCCCGGGGGCAGCGTCCGACAGTTCTCTGGATCGGTTGCTCCGACTCTCGAGTGCCGGTCAACACCATTACCCAGACCAAGGCGGGAGAAGTTTTCGTCCACCGTAACGTGGGGAACGTGGTCTCGGTCAACGACTGGAACCTTTCGGCAGTGCTCGAATTCTCGATCAACCATTTGTGCATCCCCGATATCGTTATCTGTGGTCACTACGGCTGCGGCGGCATTCAGGCCCTGGACGAGGAGCGGGCTGACGACAAATACATTCCCATCTGGCTCATCAATGCCTACAAGGCCAAGGAACGGGTCGACGAAAAGATCCGGGCGCTCCACATCGGTCTCCCTCCCGAGCAGCGTATGAAGCTCATCGTGGAGGAAAATGTCCGGCTCCAGCTGGAACACCTGCGCGAATATCCCTTTGTCCGTACCGCCATGCGCCAAGGCAAACTGAGCATCCATGGCTGGATTTACGACATGGAGAGCGGTGAAATCAAGATTCTGTCCACTGAGCGGCCAGGAGAGGGGGCGGCAGTTTCGTCCCGGGCCACGGAGTATTGCCCGCTCCCGTAAGTTTCGTCGCAAAGGGGCCTTGCTGTTCCCTCTAAGCAAACGCTGCCCCGGATCCCGGCTCTGCATCGCCGGAAGAATTGTAGAATGGTTGAAGAGGAGGTTGCGTGAAGAGCCATGTCTGGCGTCCCCTCTATGTTGCCCTTAGCGTGGCCGGAGCGCTGCTCTTGGCACGCAGCTTTCTGGTGCCTAACGATTTCGGGGTGCATGAGCAAGGGTACATGTACGGCTGGCACCGCAAGGGGAACGAGAACGAGTGGAAACAGGTTCCCGTCAAGTACCGGACCAAAGCCTACTGCGTTGGATGTCACGCTGCAAAGGTCGCCAGTATCGACCGCTCTCCCCATGGCGTCATTCCCTGTGAGAATTGTCACGGACCTGCCCTGGGGCACCCCAAGGACCCGCCGACCCTGACCATTGACCACAGCCGCCGGCTGTGCCTCCGTTGCCACGCAAAACTCGTGACGCCATCCAGCGGCAGATCGCAGATTCGCGGCATAGATCCCGATACACACAACCCCCAGGCCGAGTGCCGGCTCTGCCACGATCCCCACCACCCAAATCTGGAGGAGTTGAAGCGCTATGAATAGACGCGAGTTTCTCAGACGGAGCATGGTGGTTGTCGCGGGGTTGGCGGTGCCGGCGGCGGCTCTGGAGCTTGTCGACCCGAAAAGGCTGCTGGCGGCACGGCCGGAGTTGCGCTGGGCCTTTCTGGTTGATACCTACAAATGCGTGGGGTGTGGCTTCTGTGTCAAGGCGTGCAAGGTGGAGAACGAGGTCCCCTACGAGGCCAACGTGACTCGTACGTGGGTCGAGCGTTACGTGGTGAAACCGGATGGCGAGGTTCTCATTGATTCGCCACGTGGCGCCCGCGACGGTTTCACCGATAAGAGAATCGAGGTCGGAACGGGGAAACCCCGGGACGTGGGGGATGAAGAGGTGGAAAAAGCCTTCTTTGTCCCAAAACTCTGCAATCAGTGCGACAACCCGCCCTGCGTCCAGGTCTGCCCCGTGGGGGCCACCTACAAGACCGTCGACGGGGTCGTGCTCGTGGACCGCTCATGGTGCATCGGCTGCGGCTATTGCATCATGGGGTGCCCGTACGGGGTCCGTTTTTTTCATCCGGTGCACAAGGTGGCGGAGAAGTGCAACTTCTGTTACCACCGGATTTCCCAGGGGCAGGCGACGGCGTGCGTCGACGCCTGCCCGTTCGGCGCCCGCCGGATCGGCAATCTTCGCGATCCGCATGACCCGATCACCAAGATCATCATGGCCGGGCGGGTCGGCATCCTCAAGGAAGAGTACGGAACCAAGCCCCAGGTCTACTATGTGGGGCTCTCCAAGGAGGTACGCTAGCCATGGTGCACGGGGAGGCCTGGACCGTCAAAGAGCTGTTCGTCTATCCCAACGAGTACATCTACTGGACCATTCAGATCGTCATGTACCCGTTCCTGACCGGCCTCGTTGCCGGGGCCTTCGTGCTCTCGTCACTTTACCATGTGTTCGGAGTCAAGCAGTTGAAGGACATTGCCCGCTTTTCGCTCGTCTTTTCCTTCGCGCTTCTTCCCTGCGCGCCTCTGCCGCTTCTGCTCCACCTGCAGCAGCCGCTGCGCAACCATCATGTCCTCATGACGCCGCACTTCACATCGGCCATTGCCGCCTTTGGCATCGTCTTCCTCACCTACGGGATGATCGTCGCCTCGGAGCTCTGGTTCGTCTACCGGGGGTATTTTGCCGCCACGGCCCGGCAGCTGAAGGAACAGCGGGAGCACACCCGGGCGGAAACCATCAAGATGCGCCTCTATTCGGTGCTGGTGCTGGGCGCCTGGGACGTGAGCCACCGTGCCCTGGAGCAGGATGAAAGGGCCGTTAAGATATTGGCGGCTGTTGGCATTCCCGTTGCCTGCTTCCTTCACGGCTACGCGGGATTCATCTTCGGTTCCGTCAAGGCTAACGCCCTCTGGATGACTCCGCTCATGCCCGTCATCTTCATTTGCTCCGCCGTGGTGTCGGGGATTGCTCTCTGTATTCTGACCTACATTGTCACAATGGAGCTGCGCAAGTTCGTTGCGGCCTGGCGACGGAGGGACAACCCGGGGCTGCCGGCCCCCGCGGAACACGGAGGGGAGGAGGCCAACGTGGTGAGAATGACCTCGCGGTATCTCATTATGTTCCTCATTCTGGCCATTACTCTGGAGCTGCTGGACCTCATCTTCCGGGGCTACACGGCAGTCAAGTCGTGGGATATCCTGCGCAGCGTCATCTACGGCAAGGACTTTGTCGCCATCTTTGTGCTCCAGTACGGCCTCGGCAACCTTGTGCCGTTCATTCTGTTCCTTCTGCCCGGGCTCACCGTGCGCCGGGCGGTTGCGGGCACGCTGCTGGTACTGTTCGGCGTCTTTATGATGCGATGGAACGTCGTTATCGGCGGTCAGGCCTTCTCCGCTTCATTTGCAGGTTTCATGCACTATCATCTGCCGATCATTCCCCATGATCTGGAAACGTTCAAGGAGGGGTTGTTCGGGGCGCTTGCGGTCGGATCGGTGCCCTTTGTTCTGTTCTGGTTTCTTTCCCGGATTTTCCCGGTGTTCGGGTCCGATGAACGTCACTAACGATGTGTTTGCGACAAAAAAAGGGGCGGCATTGAGCCGCCCCATGAAAGGAGAGAAAGGGGTGTCCGCATTATCGGGCTGAGGATGGGAGCGATGATGTTTCCCGCTCGATAATCTCGATGATCTCGCGATAAATGGCGATCA
Protein-coding regions in this window:
- a CDS encoding GSU3473 family protein — its product is MLIRVRYENDTYDMLKAWRLQEYLDDGKVVAFLRSDGWAVVGRDPLRRSMGRGYPGPERRRIENNLHRAA
- a CDS encoding tyrosine-type recombinase/integrase — translated: MARQSTKFSDKFLRALKPQEKPYDIREGDGFGVRVFPSGARSFFYMYHFDGKRRFLNLGKYPQLSLADARQKHRDAVSQHAKGIDPLAATQEQKRERREAITVADLIDEYVKNWAKVYKVERSATEDERALSKDVLPYWGKRKAKDIKRTDAIALLERIVRRGSPGQARNILKVGRKMYEFAIERKYVEANPFSRISKAVPATMPRTRSRVLTESEIKYIWSAIDKSAGSDETKRALKLILVTAQRPGEVIGMHRREIDGEWWTIPPERIKTEKDRTRSNSVGPQPHRVYLSPLALELIGDKDGYIFESPRGGAMDSKALSHVVHAAPLVPELVRDTEGHVFAGPCGPVAAKALMQLLEKEIAYPDKEKYYGLTRWTPHDLRRTARTRMSAINIPTRHAERVLNHTLPGIQKTYDLYRYDPQKKAALTKWAAYLEELLR
- a CDS encoding 4Fe-4S dicluster domain-containing protein, with translation MNRREFLRRSMVVVAGLAVPAAALELVDPKRLLAARPELRWAFLVDTYKCVGCGFCVKACKVENEVPYEANVTRTWVERYVVKPDGEVLIDSPRGARDGFTDKRIEVGTGKPRDVGDEEVEKAFFVPKLCNQCDNPPCVQVCPVGATYKTVDGVVLVDRSWCIGCGYCIMGCPYGVRFFHPVHKVAEKCNFCYHRISQGQATACVDACPFGARRIGNLRDPHDPITKIIMAGRVGILKEEYGTKPQVYYVGLSKEVR
- a CDS encoding carbonic anhydrase, whose protein sequence is MITRLLEGNRRFVAEVFEKERETFATLARGQRPTVLWIGCSDSRVPVNTITQTKAGEVFVHRNVGNVVSVNDWNLSAVLEFSINHLCIPDIVICGHYGCGGIQALDEERADDKYIPIWLINAYKAKERVDEKIRALHIGLPPEQRMKLIVEENVRLQLEHLREYPFVRTAMRQGKLSIHGWIYDMESGEIKILSTERPGEGAAVSSRATEYCPLP
- the nrfD gene encoding NrfD/PsrC family molybdoenzyme membrane anchor subunit: MVHGEAWTVKELFVYPNEYIYWTIQIVMYPFLTGLVAGAFVLSSLYHVFGVKQLKDIARFSLVFSFALLPCAPLPLLLHLQQPLRNHHVLMTPHFTSAIAAFGIVFLTYGMIVASELWFVYRGYFAATARQLKEQREHTRAETIKMRLYSVLVLGAWDVSHRALEQDERAVKILAAVGIPVACFLHGYAGFIFGSVKANALWMTPLMPVIFICSAVVSGIALCILTYIVTMELRKFVAAWRRRDNPGLPAPAEHGGEEANVVRMTSRYLIMFLILAITLELLDLIFRGYTAVKSWDILRSVIYGKDFVAIFVLQYGLGNLVPFILFLLPGLTVRRAVAGTLLVLFGVFMMRWNVVIGGQAFSASFAGFMHYHLPIIPHDLETFKEGLFGALAVGSVPFVLFWFLSRIFPVFGSDERH
- a CDS encoding helix-turn-helix transcriptional regulator, which gives rise to MIRLAEVLSVAGCSEATLWRWERAGLFPRRRRIGLRAVAWDSEEVEEWRRTRPLCSTATVGEVGEVRAAL
- the tadA gene encoding tRNA adenosine(34) deaminase TadA produces the protein MSSLKKTPIRDDAYWMGKAIREAAKAAARDEVPIGAVIVRDGAVIGRGHNLREGSNDPSAHAEMIAIRQAARRSANWRLTGATLYVTLEPCLMCMGAIILARLERVVFGCYDPKGGAAGSLYDLSADPRLNHQVRLSPGVCQEECGTMLSDFFRDLRRRKKAKATPALFIDERKVPPEP
- a CDS encoding peroxiredoxin-like family protein, whose product is MAIDEQKPVYELQKELDALREDYLAGMSPEHAATLQRTATELVLSGIVGHAATIGDRAQDFTLPNAVGRQIRLSEVTAQSTAVVTFYRGAWUPYCSLQLRAYQAVLPRLRELGGELLAISPQTPDKSQATLLKNFLQYEVLSDVGNLVARSFGLVYPLGEEMRRIYLGFGVNLADYNGDESWELPLPGTFVIDGTMTIRYSFVDADYTRRLEPATILDVLERIREERGRDDNQAS
- a CDS encoding multiheme c-type cytochrome, giving the protein MKSHVWRPLYVALSVAGALLLARSFLVPNDFGVHEQGYMYGWHRKGNENEWKQVPVKYRTKAYCVGCHAAKVASIDRSPHGVIPCENCHGPALGHPKDPPTLTIDHSRRLCLRCHAKLVTPSSGRSQIRGIDPDTHNPQAECRLCHDPHHPNLEELKRYE